The genomic region GGACGACCGTCGTGCTGGCGACCCGCTACGAGATGCGCCCCCACCTGTTGGAACCGGCGGCGCCGGAGCAGCCGGTTCAGATCGCGGACGCCGCTGCCGACCAGGGCAGCGCAGTAACCTGAGCAGGTGAAAGCTCGCTCCTTCTGGCCGCTCGCGGTGGGTTACGTCGCGCTGCGCATCCTGCTGACGGTCGTGATCGCTGCGCTGGTGGTGTTGCTGGCCCGGCTGGCCGGGCTGGACATGCCGGTACTGGTTGCCGCGATGCTCGCCGTGATCGTCCAGCTGCCGCTGGCCTGGCTGATGCTGGGCGGCATGCGCCGCCGACTGACCGCGCAGCTGGCCGCGTCCGCGGGTGAGCGTCGGCGGTTGCGCGGCGAGCTCCAGGCGGCGCTCTCGGGAGAGCGGACGTCATCTGAGAAACAGGCCGCGGCCGGGGAACAGGCCGCCGCCGGGGAACAGGCTGCGTCCTCGGAACGGGCTGCGTCCTCGGATCAGGCAATGCCGGATCAGGCTGAGTCCTCGGAACAGGCAACGTCGAAACCGACAGCGTCGGCGGAACAAGCAGCGTCGGATCCGGAGGGGTCGGCCGATCCGATGCCGTCCGATGAGTCTGTGGGCCCCACGCCGAACCAGGCCACCCGCCTGTGACCGGGCAGGTGCTCGACCGGTCCGACCGACAGCGCAGGGACTGGGTCGCCGAGGCCGTCCGCAGGATCGAGGCCGACGCGCAACGCAGCGCGGACACCCACCTGCTCCGCTTCCCGCTACCCGCCCAGCTCGGGGTCGATCTGTACCTCAAGGACGAGTCCACCCACATCACCGGTTCGCTCAAGCACCGGCTCGCGCGGTCGCTGTTCCTGTACGCGTTGTGCAATGGCTGGCTGACGGAGTCAACGACCGTCATCGAGTCGTCCTCCGGCTCGACAGCGGTGTCGGAGGCATACTTCGCCCGGATGGTCGGCGTGCCGTTCGTGGCCGTCATGCCGCGCCGGACGTCGCCGCAGAAGATCGCGCTGATCGAGGGTCAGGGCGGCAGCTGCCATCTGGTGGACGACGCATCGCAGATCTATCCGGAATCGGTGCGGCTGGCCGCCGAGTGCGGTGGCCACTACATGGACCAGTTCACGCACGCCGAACGCGCCACCGACTGGCGCGGGAACAACAACATCGCCGAATCGATGTTCCAGCAGTTGTCGCTGGAGGAGCATCCGATCCCGGAGTGGATCGTGATCGCCGCCGGTACCGGCGGCACCAGCGCCACCATCGGTCGGTACCTGCGCTATCGCGGGCACCACACCCGGTTGTGCGTTCCCGACCCGGAGAACTCGGCATTCTTCGATGCCTGGAGCGCGGACGACCCGACCATCTGCGGTGTCGGCTCGAAGATCGAGGGCATCGGTCGGCCACGGGTGGAGCCGAGCTTCGTCGGCCAGGTGATCGACCGGATGCAGGTGGTGCCCGACGCGGCGAGCGTGGCGACGATGCGTCAGGTCGAGCAGGTGCTGGGGAAGAAGGTCGGACCCTCGACCGGTACGAACCTGTGGGCCGCGTTCGGGCTCGCCGCCGAGATGGCCGCGTCCGGTACCCGGGGCTCGATCGTCGCGTTGCTCTGTGACTCCGGTGAGCGGTACACGCAGACCTACTACGACGACGACTGGGTCGCCGCCCAGGGCTGGCAGCTCGGCGAGCCGGCAGCCGTCGTCAGCGAGTTCCTCGCATCAGGGACCTGGGCCGGCTGAGCCTGGCGCTGGAGCGCTCCCCGGGCCGGAGAGCCGCATTCTGGATGGTCGTGTGGTGTCCGTTTCGGGCGGATTGCTGACGCTTTGGGGTGCGGCTGGTGGTTGGTGGCAGACACCGAGCGTCCCGCTCGGGGAGCCGCATTCTGAATGGTCGCCTGGTGTCCGTTTCGGGCGGATTGCTGAGACTTTGGGATGCGGCTGGTGGTTGGTGGCAGGCACCGAGCGTCCCGCTCGGGGAGCCGCATTCTGGATGGTCGCCTGGTGTCCGTTTCGGGCGGATTGCTGACGCTTTGGGATGCGGCTGGTGGTTGGTGGCAGACACCGAGCGTCCCGCTCGGGGAGCCGCATTCCGGATGGTCGCCTGGTGTCCGTTTCGGGCGGATTGCTGACGCTTTGGGATGCGGCTGGTGGTCGGTGGCAGGCACCGAGCGTCCCGCTCGGAGAGCCGCATTCTGGATGGTCGCCTGGTGTCCGTTTCGGGCGGATTGCTGACACTGTGGAATGCGCGACCTACCGTCGCCGCTGGAGAGCGTCCCGGGCCGGGCAGCCGCATTCCGGATGGTTGCCCGGTGTCCGTTTCGGGCGGTTTTCTGACACTCGTGGCATGCGGCTGGTGGTCTGGTGCCGGAGTCAGGGGGGGCCTGGGTCGGTCAGCCTGGGCCGGCTGAGCTGCCGGTGCCCGTCACGGCATGGGGGAGCTCACGGACGGCGAGCCATGAGATACCCCTGCGGCACCTTCTGCTGGCCTGTCGGCTCCCGCTCGATCCGGGTCGTCACCTCGAAACCGCTGCGCTGCAGCAACTCCGCGACCACCTGCACCGGTCGCCGCCAACTGTGCAGCGAGATGTCGTGGCCGTACCCGCGTTGCAGATGACGCACCTCGTCGCCGACCTGGAAGGCGAGGATCACCCCACCACCGGGGGCGAGCACCCGTCGGAACTCCTCGAACACCTCGGGAAGCAGATCGGTGGGCGTGTGGATGATCGAGTACCAGGCGATCACGCCGCCGACCGAAGCGTCCTCCAGCGGCAGTGCGAGCAGCGAACCCACGCCGAACTGCACCTCGGGATGCCGGGACCGGGCCTGCCGCACCATCTCGCCGGAGAGGTCGAAACCGAGGACGGTGGCGCCGAGCGCGTGGACGAATCCCGCGATGTGGCCGGGACCGCAGCCCAGGTCGACGACCGGCCGGCCGGTCGGGAGCTCCTCGGTGAACGCCGTGAGCAGCGCGCGATCCAAGGCCAGGTCGTCGAGCATCGGCTCGACCAGGTCGGCGTAGTCGGCTGCGACCCGGTCGTACGCGCTGCTCACCTCCGCAGTGACCTGCGGGCCGGTGGTCGGCCACGACAGTGCGCGCTCGGCGTACACGGGCTGCTGCTGCGGGGCGACGGCGAGGCTCGGACGATTCATGCAGGGGACGGTACGGCCGGCCTCCGACAGTCAGCGGGAACGGCGCCACCACAGCTCACACTGTTCGAGCGAGAGAGGGACGCGCGAGTCGGGATCCCGTCCGGTCAGGGCACACCTCAGGCGCCCGGATAGTCGCCGAACGACCAGAGATTGCCCTCCGGGTCGCGCACCATGATCTCGCGGCCACCGTAGTCGGTGTCGGCGAGCGGTCGCACGATCTCGCCGCCCAGCTCGGGGATCGCCGCAGCGATCCGCTCCGCGACCAGTTCAGGGTGCGCCGTCACGACGTACCCGCTGGAGGTTCCCGGTTCGGGACTCCACTCCTTGTCGGGCGAGTGGCTGCCCAGCATCACCGCGCCGTGGCCCTCCGGCCAGTTCAGCTGGGCGTGGGCGACGAGGTCGCCGTCGTCGTAGCGGGCGGTGAGTTCGAACCCGAAGGCCCGCACGTAGAAGTCGATCAGCGCAGGGGCGTCGCGGGCCTGCAGGGTGGCGAACACGGTTGGGTTCGGCCGGCTACCCGGTGTCTGCTGCTCGGGGGATGTGCTCATGGGGTCGAGTCTGGTTGCCCGCCATGCCCGCCGTCTTGAAGATTTCGGAACTCCTGCTGTGCCCACCGGCCGGGTGAGGTGCCGGCGAGCCGGCTGAACTCCCTGGTCAGATGGGCCTGGTCGGCGTAGCCGTGCGCGTCGGCGATCTCCGCGAGCTCGATGCAGCGACCCGCGCGTACCGACCGACCGAGCATCCCGATCACCGCTTCGAACCTGATCAGCCGGGCGACCGTCTTCGGAGCGAGTCCCACCTCGGCGCGGAACAGGGTTCCGAGATGACGGGTGCTCACTCCGGCGGCGTCGGCCACCGCGCCGATCGGTGCCCGGCCGGCGGAGCGTGTCAACGCATCCCAGGCGCGGCAGAGTTCCGGACGCGGCCGTACCGCGTCGGAGCTCGACCACCGATCGCGCAGCATCGCCGCCACTTCCTCGAAAGCGTTGCGCCATCGCAGGTTGGGTGCTGCCAGCCGATCTGCGAGCTCGGTGGCGAGACCCCCGAGCAGCCCTGCCCCGTCGATGTCGAGCTCGGCCAGTTCCGCCGCCGGGCACCCGAACAGGGCGCGCGCCGCGAGCGGGTGTACCGCCAACTGGACGCCTGCCTGCCCGGTGCTCTGCTCGACGTGGCTCGGCCGGGTGTGCAGGCCGGCCAGCAGCACCCGTTTGCGGGCGGTGGTGGCGAGGTCCGACCGTTCGAAACTCGCGCGGATGCCGTCGTCCAGGCTGACGATGAAGGTGAGCTGCGCAGAGGGAAGTCCGGCGTGCACCGAGTCCGGCACGTCGACGGCCCGGTAGCCGACCATCGAGGAGACCCCGGGCACCGGACGCTGCGGTGCCACGGCGAAGTCCCAGGCGGGCCCCATCAGCCGAGTATGACACCCACCGGACGGCCGGGGTCGGTGCACCTCACGATCGCGGTGCCGTCGGTACGTTCGATCGTCGCCATGCCGGGATCGACGCGCACCTCTGCCGTGGTCTGCAGCACGATGCGGTGTCCGGCCGGATCAATACCGCCCGGATCATCACCGGCGCCGGAACGTCCAGCGCTGCAGCGAATCCGGTCGGGTTGAGCGTGCACCAACCGCTGCCCGTCCGGTGCGCGAGTGGTGGTACCGACAACGCCCGGAATGCTCGTCGACAGCCGCAATCCCGGCCGGACGCCCAGCGTGGCAGCGGCTCCGGGGAACAGCGACGACGACAGAAGCTCCGCGGCCCTGCTGGAGGCCATTCCGCACCCGTTCGACGACGAAGGGCCGAACCCCGAGGTGCTGGGGGAGGCGCCCGTCCAGCAGCGGGGCTGAACCGCGCACCAGCAGGATGGTTGAGAAGCGTGCGACGGGGAACTGGTCACCACATGGTCTCCTGCACGCTGCGACGCCGAGCCCCCTCCCGGAGAGCCGGTACCGCACAGCCTGTCCCGGCGGTCCCTCGATGACCCGCGACCAGTTGCTCGACCGTTGGCACGAGGAGGAAGTCCTGCCGAGGTCCGGTTGGACCTTTGATCACCTGGGCGGTCGGGTGCACGACTCGCCCACTCCGTGGAACTACCCGGGGCTGTGTCGCACCGAGATCGCCGCAGCGCGCAGGGTGCTGGATCTGGGAACCGGCGGCGGTGAATTCCTGCTGGGCTTCCTCGATGTGCTCCCGCCGGACACGACCGCGACCGAGGGCTGGCCCCCGAACATCGACGTGGCTGCGCAGGCCCTGGAGCCGCACGGCATCGACCTCGTCGTCTTCGACGCGCAGCACGACGACGAGCTGCCGTTCCAGGACGAGCGTTTCGATCTGGTGATCAACCGGCACGAGGACTACATCGCCACGGAGGTGGCCAGGGTGCTGGAGCCTGGCGGCGTCTACCTGACGAAGCAGGTCGGTGGCGACGACTTCGCGGAAGCACACCAGCTGTTCGGCGCCCCGGTGATGTACCCCGACCACCTGCTGAGCGCCTGCGTCGGAGAACTGCAGGCAGCCGGCCTGGTGCTGGACATGGGCCAGGAATGGCGCGGGCCGACCACGTTCGACGACGTCGGAGCGTTGGTCCAGTACTTCATGATGGTGCCGTGGGATGTGCCCGACGACTTCAGCGTCTCCCGCTACGCGGACACCCTGATGAATCTGCACGAGGGTGGGCCGGCGCAGGGGCTGCCGATCGCGTTCACCGAGAGTCGGTTCGTGATGCGGGCGCACAAGCCCGTCTGAGGCACCGGACCCAGGACGGGTCTCAGCCCAGCACGTGTCGATCGCAGAAGTCGTACACGGAACGTGTCCACAGTTTCGAGTTGCCGACCCCGAGGATCCAGTGATTCTCCCCGGTGAACTGCAGCAACCGGTGCGGCATCGTCTCCGGCGGTCCGTCCCACCGGGACACCAGGTCCCACCACAGGCGGAGCGCTTCGCTGATCGGAACGCGATAGTCCTTGGTGCCGTGGGTGATCAGCATCGGCGTGCTGATCCGGTCAACGTGATGATGTGGTGAGTAGGTGCGGTACCAACGCTCGTGCTGGTCGGGGAGCCCGTGCACCGCGACCTTCTGCGCGGCCGCGTCCGTCGTTGGATGCTGCTGGTCCAGCGCCCACAGGCCCGCATGCGTGACGATCGCCCGGAACCGGGTGCTGTGACCGGCGATCCAGTTCGTCATGAACCCACCGAAACTGGCCCCCAGCAACGCGGTTCGGCTGCGGTCCAGTGTGGACCGCTCGAGTACGTGATCGGTGAGGGCCTCGACCTCACGCCACACGACGTCGGCCAGCCGCGGCCAGCCGCGGTTCAGGCCGGTGTGTCCGTAGCCGGTGGACATCGCCGGATCGGGCATCAGCACCGCATAGCCGCGGGCGACCGCCAGCCACGGACACCACCGCCAACTCCAGGCGTTGTAGGAGCCGTGCGGCCCGCCGTGGATCCACACCATCAGCGGCGCCGGCTTCTTCCGGGACGCGCCGCTGGGTGTGCACAACCAGCCACCGACGGTGATCGGCTCGCCGTCCGGGTGCTGCACCTGTGTCCGCACCCATTCCAGCCGCCCCGGGAGATTCGTGATGGCCCCGGGTGCGGCGAGTTCGACCGGCTCGCTGCGGCGGCGGGCAGTGAGCCGGACCGGTCTGGCGGGGGAGTCGATCGCACTGCGCAGGGCGAACACAGCGCGCCCGTCCGGCCCCGCTCGCAGCTGGGAGTAGGACGCGTCATCGGCGACGGTGCGGGCCCGGCCGGTCCGGGAGTCGATCGCGAGCACAGCGCCGCGCGAATGCAGATCGCCTGCGACGTAGAGGGTCTCGCCGTCGGCGGACCAGCAGTACTCACCGACCGTGAGATCACCGACCGCGGCCGTCACCGGATCTCCGGTGAGCCCGGAGCCGCTGATCCGGTGGATCTCCAAGAAGTCGTAGTTCGTGTCGGTGGGCGTCCCGGTGGTGTACCTGGTGACGGCCAGCAGATCGCCGGTGGGTGACAGCCGCGGTGCGCCGTAGCCGCGTGAGGCGTTGCCCTGCAACACGATCCGGCGTCGGGACGGGCGGCGTGCACCGCTCGGAGGGATGATCCGGGCGATCGAGGTACTGGTTCGACCGCGCGGCAGTCGGCGCGTCCAGGTCGTCATCACCAGGGTGCCGTCGCTGCTGATGTCGGCGTCGGCGTTCATCAGGTTCAAGGAGTCGGCGTCGGGTGTCAGATCGGTCAACGGACCGTCCGGGCCGACGAGTACCAGGCGGGTCGAGGTGTCGCCGACCTCGTGATCCCAGTACCGGATCGGCATTCCGGTGTGCAGGATGCCGGTGACCCCACCATCCTTGCGAGCCGAGCGTCGCTCGGCGTCGCTCTCCAAAGTGCCCTGCACTGGTCCGTCGGTCGCACCGTCCGGGTCACACAGTAGGGCCGTGGTCGCCAGGATCCGGCCGTCCGCGGTGACGCCGGCGATGGCCAGACCGCCCGGAGCGTCGGCCTCGACCCTGGCTTCACCGTGTGTCGGCAGCCGCCACAGTTGGGTGCCCTTCGCTGCGTCGTCGAGCGGGTCGGCACGCTTGGAGGTGAACAGCAGCGAGCCGTCCGGCGCAAAACGGGGGCCGGCCTCACCGTCGGCGGAGAAGGTGAGTCGTTGCGGCGCGGCGGTTCCGGCCGGATCGAGCTCCCACAGCGCGCTGGTGTACCTGGCGCCTTTCGCATCCGGCTGCTGCACCTGCGCCACCAGTCGGGTTCCGTCCAGCGACACCGCGAGCGCCACCACCCGCGGAACCTCGAACAGTCCGTCGAGGTCGGTGAAGTCGGCGTAGACATCGGTGGCGGCCTGCTGGTCCTGCTCGTGGCTCATGATGTCCGACCCTAGTCGCGTTGAGGTCCCGTGACCGCGGATGAGGGCGCTGCTTGCCCGGTTGTCGAGCAGCGAGGAACGAGCGTGACGAGACACGCTGGACGCGCGAGTTCGCAGGCTCACTCTGCCGCATTCGCCAACATCGCCGCAGCGATGCGCCCCGGCACAGTTCTCACCCAGTTGGTCTGGCAGGACAGCAGCCGTCAGGAATGGCACACCGCAATTCGACACGCATTGACCGGCGAGCCGAATGCACCCTCGAAACCCTTTGCAGGCAGCGCTTTCTCGATGGCCGACCCGGCCGAAGTCAATGCTCTCCTGTCCGGGGCCGGATTCATCGACGTGCGACTCACCGAGGTACGGGAGGGGGTCTGCTACGGCCCGGATGTCGCGACCGCACTACAGGCCCTCCGATCGTTGGGGATGACGGACCGGATGCTTCGCGACCAGGACGACTCGTCGGCGGACCGCGCCCTCGACCGACTGCGTAGCCTGCTCGATGCCCGTGACCTCAACGGAGTGTGGTTCGACTCGAGCGCCTGGCTCGTGACCGCCCGGCGCCGTTCGTGACGGCACCCAGCAGCAGGACCTGCGGTCACGACGACGACGCGCTCCTCTAGCGTGGTCGCATGTCCTTCGCCGCTGACGCCGACCATGCCGCGGGTGCCGGGCCGGGCCCACAGGACGGACCTGCTCCGTCCGGTCACCTGACCGCCGAGGAGTTCCGGCGGCAGGGCCACCAGGTGATCGACTGGATCGCCGAGTACTGGGAATCGGTGGCGGAGCGTCCGGTGTTGTCGCAGGTCGGCCCCGGACAGGTCCGGTCGGCGCTGCCCGACGGTCTGCCGGAGCAGGGCGAGTCGCTGGAGAACGTGATCGCGGACCTGGACGAGATCCTGTTGCCAGGGATCACCCACTGGCAGCATCCTCGGTTCTTCGCCTACTTCCCGGCCAACTCGACGCCGGCTTCGGTGCTCGGCGATCTGCTGTCGAGCGGGATCGGCGCCCAGGGCATGCTCTGGGCGACCAGCCCGGCGGTCACCGAGCTCGAACAGCAGGTGCTCGACTCGTTCGCAGCGGTTCTCGGTCTGCCGCAGGCTTTCTCGTCATCCGGGGCGGGCGGTGGCGTCATCCAGGACACCGCCTCCACCTCCACCTTCACCGCACTGCTGGCGGCCCTGCACCGGGTCAGCGGGGGCGCCGCACGGGCGGACGGCCTCGGAGCAGGTCGGTACGCGGTCTACGGCTCGTCGCAGGCGCACTCCTCGCTGCTCAAGGCGGCGATGATGGCCGGGCTCGGCGAGCGATCCCTCCGCAGCTTGCCGGTGGAGCCATTCACCCAGCAGCTCGACGTGGCCGCGCTGGACGCCGCGATCCGGGCGGATCTGGCGGCCGGCATCACCCCGGTGATGATCCAGGCAGCCGTCGGCACCACCGGGACCGGCGCGGTTGATCCAGTGCGCGCGATGGGTTCCCTGGCACAGGAGTTCGGCATCTGGCTGCACGTGGACGCGGCCTGGGCGGGTGTCGCAGCGGTCTGCCCGGAGTTGCGCTGGGTGATCGACGGCGTCGGTGAGTTCGCCGACTCGTTCGTGACCAACCCGCACAAGTGGTTGCTCACCACCTTCGACTGCAGCACCTTCTGGGTACGCGACCGGTCGGCGCTGATCGGGGCGCTGTCGATCCTGCCCGAATACCTCCGGAACCCGGCCAGCGAGTCCGGGGCGGTGGTCGACTACCGCGATTGGCACCCCCAGCTCGGCCGGCGGTTCCGCGCCCTCAAGTTGTGGACCGTGTTGCGCAGCTACGGTGTCGCTGGTCTCCAGCAGCACATCCGGGCCGGTGTGCAGCAGGCCAGGCGGGTCGCCGATCTGGTCCTGCAGGACGAGCAGCTGGTGTTCGCGGCGCCGCCGGTCCTCGGGTTGGTGACGTTCCGACTCGCCGATCGGCCGGAGCTGGCGCCCGCCGAGGCCGACCGGCTGCTGTTGGCCGCGATGCATGCGGTCAATGCCTCGGGGATCGCCTACTTCAGCCATGCCCAGGTGGACGGCCGGGCGGTGATCCGATGGGCGGTCGGCGGCTGGCGGACGACCGTCGACGACGTGGAGATCGCCTGGCAGGCGCTGGCAGCGCAGATCCGGTCTGCGCTGTAGCAGTAGGTGCCCGCGCTGCAGGGGCCGGTCACAGCACGCTGACGACCTCCCCGGAGACCTCGTTGCCCGTCACCGACATCGTGATCGGTCCATTCCCGGAACCGCCTCCGCCGGTCAGCTTCAAGGTCATCGAATGCTCGCCGTCGGATGCCGCAAGAGCGTCGACCGTGCAGGTCCAGGTCGTCACGTCCTGCGGGGCACAGCCACTTGCCGCGCCCTCCGCTTCGACCTCGATGCCTGCGGGGAGCGTGACCCTGAGCTGCTGCGCCGGGATCTTGACGCCGGTGCGGTTGACGAGGGTGAACGAAGAATCGACAGGAAGGGCGCCGACCAGGGTGACGACCCACGGCGCAGGTCCCCTCACCTCGACGTCCGGTTCCGGAGCCGGCGGGGCGCTGGTGGTCGGCTCGTCGCTGGTCGTCGTGGTCGTCGTGGTCGTCGTGGTCGTCGTGGTCGTCGTGGTGGTCGGCTCGTCGCTTGTCGTCGTGGTGGTCGGCTCGTCGCTTGTCGTCGTGGTCGTCGTGGTGGTGGTGGGATCGGGCGTCGAGTCGGTCGTCGGATCGGGTGCGCTGGTGGTCGAGGCGTCAGCCGTGGTCGGTGCAGGTGGGTTGGTGGGTGCTGCCATCGCCGTGGTTGCGGGAAAGGTGGCCGCCGAGGTCGACGTTCCGGGCGCCGTGGTTCCGGGCCGGGTCGTCCCCGGCACCGTGGTTGCCGGCACGGTGCTTGCCGGCACGGTGGTCCAGGGAGCCGTCGTTCCGGGCACGGTGGTCCCCGGCACGGTGGTCCCCGGCATGGTGGTCCCCGGCACCGTCCTCCCCGGGCCGGCAGGACCCGAGTGCTGCGTCGGCGCCACCGAGGCGAACAGCGGCGGCGTGTACTGACCCGGGGCCGGGGTCGGCCCGCCACTCCAGGTCGGGGTGGCGCCCTGCCCGGTCGTCCCGGTGTCGGCTCCAGTCGTGGAGCCGGCTGTCCAGCGCCCGAACACGGGAAAGCTGTCGGAGGGGAACGAGCCGGTGACCGTGGTCGCGGGGCCGCCGGCCACGCCAGGGATCACCGCAACGGTGGTGGGCATCCCGTCGAGACCGATGCTGGTCGAGGTGCTCACGCTGACCCGGGTCGGCAACCCGTTGACGCCGGTGGTGGTGATCGTCGCCCGGCCGGTGGTGCTGCCCGCGGGTGCGGTGGTCGCGAGGGAGCGGTCGGTCGCGGTGGAGGCGGTCACTTCGTCGGCCGTGGAGACCGCGCCCGCTGCAGGGTCGGTGGTCGCGGCCATCCGGTCGAGGGACGGGTCGAACCCAGCGGCGGCCGATTCGTCGGACCCTGCTCCGGCTCGGAGCGCGGGTACCGATGCGGTGACGGCGATCAGCGCGACCGCGACCAGCACCAGCCGCATCGACCGGGGCCGAGCCGGTACTCGCGTCGCGACGAGCTCGCCGTCATCGTTGGCCCCCCGGGCGGCCTCGAGGTAAGGGATGCCCTGCTCGCCCAGGACGACCACGGCGAGGGCGGGGGCCGGATCGTGGGTGAGGGTCGTGAGCATGCGCGCCGCCGTACGGCAACCGTCGCAGCCGGCGAGGTGTTCGTGCACGGACGCATCTCTGCCGGCCGCATCCTCAGCGCCGACCGAGGGGCTGCTGATCGCGAGTTGCAGCCGGTCCAGAATCTGGGAGCAGGCCGGATCGTCGAGCTGGTGGACCTGACCGGCCAGATAGCCGCGCACCAGACCCTCGCGGGAACGGGCGGCAAGGCCGGTGACGGTGGCGGTCCGCATGCCGAGCAGCGAGGCCACCCCCGCGTCGGTCTGCCCTTCGACGGCGGTGTGCCACAGCACGCTGCCCCACCGCTCGGGGAGGGCCAGGAACGACCGCCGGACGATGGGGTCGGCCTCGGTTCGGGTCGTCGACACCGCTGCGTCGCCCGCAGCCTCGTCGAGCTCGGCGGCGATAGCAGCCGGTGCAGCGGTCAGGACGGCGCGCAGGATCTGCAGCCGGAAGGCGCAGTCGGGCCCGCCCCCGCTCTCCAGCATGCGGCGCGTGTTGTCGAAGGCGCGCTCGGTCACGATGGCAGCCGTCTCGACCGATCCGGTCAGCAGCGTGGCCAACCGGAGCGCGGCGCCCTCGTGGCGTCGACGCAGGACAGCGAAGGCGGATCCGTCGCCGGCCCGGGCAGCGACGATCAGTTCCGGGTCGCCGGCGGTGGAGCGGGTGCTGGAACGAGCGCTGTCCGAACGGGAACCGTCGGTCATGATGATCTGCCTCCCGGTGCGAACGAGTGGCGAGCGAGCCGGCCCGTCCGTCGCGTCACGGCAGGTCAGCGGTTCCAATGATGATGCTGAGTGACCTGCACCGCAAAAACGTAGCCCACCAGGCTGACGCAGGCACGAAACTGTCACTCCCAGTACGGCTGTTCTGTCCGCTTCGCCGCAGTAGCGTCAAATAGTTCACCCGTACGGCCGATTAGAGGTGACCGTCCGTCAGCCAACGGCTCCGGTGATCACGAATCCGGCGGCGGCCAGCGCGGCGTAGAGGAACTCGATGCGCCCGGTGGCTCCCAGCACGCCGATCAGCTCCGGTCCGCGCGCCCCCCGCAGCACCCGGCGGATCTGCGTGAGCATCAGCGGCACCACCAGCAGGGCGATCAGCACCCAGGGTCGCCGGAAGCCCACCACGGTGACGGCGACAGCGGCTCCCGTCACCATCAGCGCGTAGAGGATCCGGCCGAGGCGATCGCCGGCGAGCACGGCGAGCGTGCGTTTGCCGGCGACGGTGTCGGTGGGGATGTCGCGGAGGTTGTTCGCCATCAGCAGGGCGCAGGCGAGCAGGCCGATACCCA from Nakamurella sp. A5-74 harbors:
- a CDS encoding DUF4229 domain-containing protein, which gives rise to MKARSFWPLAVGYVALRILLTVVIAALVVLLARLAGLDMPVLVAAMLAVIVQLPLAWLMLGGMRRRLTAQLAASAGERRRLRGELQAALSGERTSSEKQAAAGEQAAAGEQAASSERAASSDQAMPDQAESSEQATSKPTASAEQAASDPEGSADPMPSDESVGPTPNQATRL
- a CDS encoding PLP-dependent cysteine synthase family protein; this translates as MTGQVLDRSDRQRRDWVAEAVRRIEADAQRSADTHLLRFPLPAQLGVDLYLKDESTHITGSLKHRLARSLFLYALCNGWLTESTTVIESSSGSTAVSEAYFARMVGVPFVAVMPRRTSPQKIALIEGQGGSCHLVDDASQIYPESVRLAAECGGHYMDQFTHAERATDWRGNNNIAESMFQQLSLEEHPIPEWIVIAAGTGGTSATIGRYLRYRGHHTRLCVPDPENSAFFDAWSADDPTICGVGSKIEGIGRPRVEPSFVGQVIDRMQVVPDAASVATMRQVEQVLGKKVGPSTGTNLWAAFGLAAEMAASGTRGSIVALLCDSGERYTQTYYDDDWVAAQGWQLGEPAAVVSEFLASGTWAG
- a CDS encoding class I SAM-dependent methyltransferase produces the protein MNRPSLAVAPQQQPVYAERALSWPTTGPQVTAEVSSAYDRVAADYADLVEPMLDDLALDRALLTAFTEELPTGRPVVDLGCGPGHIAGFVHALGATVLGFDLSGEMVRQARSRHPEVQFGVGSLLALPLEDASVGGVIAWYSIIHTPTDLLPEVFEEFRRVLAPGGGVILAFQVGDEVRHLQRGYGHDISLHSWRRPVQVVAELLQRSGFEVTTRIEREPTGQQKVPQGYLMARRP
- a CDS encoding VOC family protein, which gives rise to MSTSPEQQTPGSRPNPTVFATLQARDAPALIDFYVRAFGFELTARYDDGDLVAHAQLNWPEGHGAVMLGSHSPDKEWSPEPGTSSGYVVTAHPELVAERIAAAIPELGGEIVRPLADTDYGGREIMVRDPEGNLWSFGDYPGA
- a CDS encoding helix-turn-helix domain-containing protein, translating into MGPAWDFAVAPQRPVPGVSSMVGYRAVDVPDSVHAGLPSAQLTFIVSLDDGIRASFERSDLATTARKRVLLAGLHTRPSHVEQSTGQAGVQLAVHPLAARALFGCPAAELAELDIDGAGLLGGLATELADRLAAPNLRWRNAFEEVAAMLRDRWSSSDAVRPRPELCRAWDALTRSAGRAPIGAVADAAGVSTRHLGTLFRAEVGLAPKTVARLIRFEAVIGMLGRSVRAGRCIELAEIADAHGYADQAHLTREFSRLAGTSPGRWAQQEFRNLQDGGHGGQPDSTP
- a CDS encoding class I SAM-dependent methyltransferase, translated to MTRDQLLDRWHEEEVLPRSGWTFDHLGGRVHDSPTPWNYPGLCRTEIAAARRVLDLGTGGGEFLLGFLDVLPPDTTATEGWPPNIDVAAQALEPHGIDLVVFDAQHDDELPFQDERFDLVINRHEDYIATEVARVLEPGGVYLTKQVGGDDFAEAHQLFGAPVMYPDHLLSACVGELQAAGLVLDMGQEWRGPTTFDDVGALVQYFMMVPWDVPDDFSVSRYADTLMNLHEGGPAQGLPIAFTESRFVMRAHKPV
- a CDS encoding prolyl oligopeptidase family serine peptidase; the protein is MSHEQDQQAATDVYADFTDLDGLFEVPRVVALAVSLDGTRLVAQVQQPDAKGARYTSALWELDPAGTAAPQRLTFSADGEAGPRFAPDGSLLFTSKRADPLDDAAKGTQLWRLPTHGEARVEADAPGGLAIAGVTADGRILATTALLCDPDGATDGPVQGTLESDAERRSARKDGGVTGILHTGMPIRYWDHEVGDTSTRLVLVGPDGPLTDLTPDADSLNLMNADADISSDGTLVMTTWTRRLPRGRTSTSIARIIPPSGARRPSRRRIVLQGNASRGYGAPRLSPTGDLLAVTRYTTGTPTDTNYDFLEIHRISGSGLTGDPVTAAVGDLTVGEYCWSADGETLYVAGDLHSRGAVLAIDSRTGRARTVADDASYSQLRAGPDGRAVFALRSAIDSPARPVRLTARRRSEPVELAAPGAITNLPGRLEWVRTQVQHPDGEPITVGGWLCTPSGASRKKPAPLMVWIHGGPHGSYNAWSWRWCPWLAVARGYAVLMPDPAMSTGYGHTGLNRGWPRLADVVWREVEALTDHVLERSTLDRSRTALLGASFGGFMTNWIAGHSTRFRAIVTHAGLWALDQQHPTTDAAAQKVAVHGLPDQHERWYRTYSPHHHVDRISTPMLITHGTKDYRVPISEALRLWWDLVSRWDGPPETMPHRLLQFTGENHWILGVGNSKLWTRSVYDFCDRHVLG
- a CDS encoding methyltransferase — encoded protein: MTRHAGRASSQAHSAAFANIAAAMRPGTVLTQLVWQDSSRQEWHTAIRHALTGEPNAPSKPFAGSAFSMADPAEVNALLSGAGFIDVRLTEVREGVCYGPDVATALQALRSLGMTDRMLRDQDDSSADRALDRLRSLLDARDLNGVWFDSSAWLVTARRRS